A genomic window from Quercus lobata isolate SW786 chromosome 10, ValleyOak3.0 Primary Assembly, whole genome shotgun sequence includes:
- the LOC115964820 gene encoding uncharacterized protein LOC115964820, which produces MEEDEVDYNVEDEMENLFAGHRRRREKPLVSYNSNRWESGFKLDIPEFKGCLQPEEFLDWVAAVEEILEFKEVPQDKRVSLVATKFRGRAAAWWQQLKQSRIRQGKSKINTWEKILKHMRAAFLPHNYMRALYQQLHNLKQGTQSIDEYTREFYQLVARVDLADSEDQLVSRYIGGMRQQFQDTLNLFDPISVSKAHQRALHLEKTMNRRTNMVSNSSGNRLPLVAPPYGAITQSTQGKCQVNQANPQPNRIAASSSGSRCFKCGEAGHRMADCEKGGRYGKGLFIESEECTDDHLNTFEQEAVYDAEEEEEYVQGDDGPLLVTRRACFTPRKSEGEDWLRSNIFQTTCTMGGKVCRLVIDSGSCENVVSEEAVQKLGLATEKHPNPYKLSWLKRGNEVTVSKRCLVSFSIGLKYKDNAWCDVVVMDACHLLLGRPWQYDREVQHDGKKNTYSFMFGSTKIVLLPCKEIEPKPTSRGGKNLLAKRAFAEEMFDLGLVFVLLGKESSKGSVVPEAVQSLLDEFTNVFPSDLPEGLPPLRDIQHQIDLVPGSNLPNCPHYRMSPKEHEELRRQLSGATVFSKLDLKSGYHQIRVRPGDEWKTAFKTREGLYEWLVMPFGLSNAPSTFMRVMNQIFLPFIGKFVVVYFDDILIYSANIDLHLQHLCEVLIVLSREKFYATITKCSFMTNSVLFLGYVVSKDGLPVDESKVTAVKQWPIPTTVHEVRSFHGLVSFYRRFIPDLKRVNVKAEDLIAQIQEIHTATAKRLQETSAKYKQAADKKRRVVEFEIGDFVWAILTKDHFPVGKYNKLAARKIGPLEILEKINPNAYRLKLPSHMRTFDVFNVKHLVPYRGDNSNPNSKLEDEFLPT; this is translated from the exons ATGGAGGAAGATGAGGTAGACTATAATGTTGAGGATGAGATGGAAAATCTGTTTGCTGGACATAGAAGGAGGAGGGAGAAACCCTTGGTTTCATACAATTCAAACAGATGGGAATCTGGGTTCAAATTAGATATTCCAGAGTTCAAAGGTTGTTTACAACCTGAAGAATTCCTAGATTGGGTAGCTGCGGTTGAAGAAATTTTGGAGTTTAAGGAGGTGCCGCAAGACAAAAGAGTTTCTTTGGTGGCGACCAAATTCAGAGGACGTGCTGCTGCATGGTGGCAACAATTAAAGCAAAGTCGTATTCGCCAAGGTAAATCTAAAATCAATACTTgggaaaaaattttgaaacatatgCGTGCTGCATTCTTACCCCATAATTATATGCGTGCATTATATCAACAACTACACAATCTTAAGCAAGGTACACAATCTATAGATGAGTATACTCGAGAGTTTTATCAACTTGTAGCCAGAGTTGACCTTGCAGATTCAGAAGATCAATTAGTTTCACGTTATATTGGAGGCATGAGGCAACAATTTCAAGATACTTTGAATTTATTTGACCCAATTTCTGTATCTAAAGCCCATCAGAGAGCTTTGCATTTAGAGAAGACGATGAATAGGAGGACTAACATGGTTTCAAATAGTAGTGGCAACCGACTACCACTAGTAGCTCCTCCTTATGGTGCAATTACACAATCTACACAAGGAAAATGCCAAGTTAATCAAGCTAATCCACAACCCAACCGCATTGCAGCTAGTAGTTCTGGCTCTCGATGTTTCAAGTGTGGTGAGGCAGGGCATAGAATGGCTGATTGCGAGAAGGGTGGCCGGTATGGTAAGGGTTTATTTATTGAGAGTGAAGAATGTACTGATGATCATTTAAATACCTTTGAGCAAGAAGCTGTTTATGATGCTGAAGAGGAAGAGGAGTATGTGCAGGGGGATGATGGCCCTTTGTTAGTTACAAGAAGGGCGTGTTTCACACCTCGCAAATCTGAAGGCGAGGATTGGCTCCGAAGCAATATCTTTCAAACTACATGTACTATGGGGGGCAAGGTATGTAGACTTGTTATTGATTCTGGAAGCTGTGAGAATGTGGTATCAGAAGAGGCTGTTCAAAAATTGGGATTAGCAACAGAGAAGCACCCTAACCCTTACAAACTATCTTGGCTCAAAAGGGGCAATGAGGTAACTGTATCTAAACGttgtttggtttctttttctattgGGTTGAAATATAAGGATAATGCATGGTGTGATGTGGTAGTTATGGATGCATGTCATCTTCTCCTTGGTAGACCATGGCAATATGATAGAGAGGTTCAACATGATGGTAAGAAGAATACATACAGTTTCAtgtttggtagcacaaaaaTTGTGTTGTTGCCCTGTAAGGAGATTGAACCTAAGCCAACTTCAAGAGGGGGTAAGAATCTCTTAGCTAAAAGGGCATTTGCTGAAGAGATGTTTGATTTAGGGTTGGTGTTTGTATTATTGGGAAAGGAGAGCTCAAAGGGTAGTGTAGTACCAGAGGCTGTGCAATCTTTATTAGATGAATTTACAAACGTATTTCCTAGTGATCTACCTGAGGGGTTACCGCCACTCCGGGATATACAACACCAAATTGATCTTGTACCAGGTTCGAATCTACCTAATTGCCCACACTACCGTATGAGCCCAAAAGAGCATGAAGAACTTAGAAGACAA TTGAGTggtgctacagtgttttctaaGTTGGATCTAAAAAGTGGGTACCATCAAATTCGAGTACGTCCTGGTGATGAATGGAAGACAGCATTCAAGACACGTGAGGGGTTGTATGAGTGGCTAGTAATGCCATTCGGACTCTCTAATGCTCCTAGCACCTTCATGCGTGTTATGAACCAGATTTTTCTTCCCTTCATCGGCAAGTTTGTTGTagtttattttgatgatatcCTCATATATAGTGCCAATATTGATTTACATCTCCAACATCTTTGTGAGGTACTCATAGTTCTAAGTAGGGAGAAATTTTATGCCACCATAACCAAATGTTCTTTTATGACAAATAGTGTTTTATTTCTTGGTTATGTGGTGTCCAAGGATGGACTACCAGTTGATGAATCAAAGGTTACTGCTGTTAAACAATGGCCAATACCAACCACAGTCCACGAGGTCCGCAGTTTCCATGGGTTGGTGTCATTCTACCGGCGGTTTATCCCTGACTTGAAGCGTGTCAATGTGAAAGCTGAGGATCTAATCgcacaaattcaagaaattcatACGGCTACTGCTAAGCGTTTACAGGAGACTTCCGCTAAGTACAAACAAGCCGCTGACAAGAAACGTCGAGTAGTAGAATTTGAgattggtgattttgtttgggcAATTTTGACCAAAGATCACTTTCCTGTGGGAAAGTACAACAAACTAGCTGCTAGAAAGATTGGTCCTTTGGAGATTCTTGAGAAAATTAATCCTAATGCCTATCGATTGAAACTTCCAAGTCATATGCGTACATTTGACGTCTTCAATGTTAAGCATCTTGTTCCATATCGAGGAGACAATTCCAATCCAAACTCCAAACTCGAGGACGAGTTTCTTCCAACCTAG